CTCCGGGACCCCAGCGCTGCCCGGGCACGTGGCAACCGAACGCGACGGGCACAGCCCCGTACCGGCCGCACAGGGCGGCGGCCCGGACGCCCGGGCCGTCACCGCCGAGCTGGCGCTCTCCCTGGCCTCCCGGGGCGTGCGCTCCAGCGTGGTGCGGCTCCCGCGGACCAACCACGGCGAGGGGGACGCCGGCTTCATCGCGACCCTGGTCCAGACCGCCCGCGCCACAAACGTCTCCGGCCACATCGGCGACGGGACGAACCGCTGGCCCGCCGTTCATCGCCTCGACTCCGCCCACCTGTTCCGCCTCGCGCTGGAGAAGGCCCCCGCGGGATCGACGCTGCACGGCGTCGCGGACGAGGGCGTGCCCCTGCGCGCCATCGCCGAGGTCATCGGCCGCCACCTGCACCTCCCGGTGGTCTCCGTCCCCGACGAGGACGCGCGCGGGCACTTCGGCTGGCTGGCCGGCGTCCTCGCGA
Above is a window of Streptomyces sp. NBC_01803 DNA encoding:
- a CDS encoding SDR family oxidoreductase, whose product is MRVFVTGASGWIGSAVVPQLINAGHQVTGLARSDASAAALAAAGAEPVRGTLDDLDTLRSSAAASEGVIHLAFKHDIAFTGDFQGAADADRRAVEVIGETLAGSGRPFVITSGTPALPGHVATERDGHSPVPAAQGGGPDARAVTAELALSLASRGVRSSVVRLPRTNHGEGDAGFIATLVQTARATNVSGHIGDGTNRWPAVHRLDSAHLFRLALEKAPAGSTLHGVADEGVPLRAIAEVIGRHLHLPVVSVPDEDARGHFGWLAGVLAIDQPASSALTREQIGWEPVQPGLLDDLDKGHYFRTPPA